The nucleotide sequence ATTTCTTGACGCGTCCAAGCAGCATCCAGTTGAGGCTGGCGGACGGCGGCGGCGATCCCGGTGCCCAGTTGTTTCATCCGATCCGGGATTTCGCCTTTGTAGACCACGCGATAGACCGCGCCCGCGGTTTTGCGACCGCCGGTGCAGAAGTACAACGCGCCATCGGGACCGACATCCACATCGGTGACGTTCAACGGGGAACCTTGCAGGAAGACTTCGCTGTCGGCGATGTAGCTGGCACCACGCGGTTTCAGACGCACACTGAGGATGCGTCCGCCCGACCAATCGGCCAAGAACACCGTGTTGTGATAGCGAATCGGGAACATGTAGTGTTCGTAAGTGACGGCGCCGGTGGGGCTGGCACGACCGGTGTCCAGCAAATTCGGCAGGCGGTCGTAGTAGTGATTTGGCCACTTGGCCCATCCCGGACGCCAACCCATTTCGCCGCCTTCGGTCACGTCGAACAATGCGGTCGGGCGGTACCACGGGGTGTTCACGTCGGCTTCCATATCCGAATCGTGCACCAACAGTGCGCCGGAGGGATGAAAGACGAAGTCATAGGCGTTGCGGATGCCGCCGGCGACTCGTTCCACCACGCTGCCGTCGGTGGTGGTTCGGACCAGGGTGCCCCCGGGGGCTTTGACGCCACGGGCATGACCACCGGGATCTTGATAACGTGGCAGCAGGTCACCCTCATAAACATTGATCAGCGTTTCGCCTTTGCCCGTTCGGCCCTTGATTTGGGCTTGGCCACCGATCGAGATATAGATCATGCCGTCGGGGCCCAGACGCAAGGCATGCGGGCCGTGTTCGCCGCCTTTGCCCGCGAACTTCAGAACGGTTTCGATTTCTTCCAGCGAACCGTTTCGGTCCAAGTCTTGCAGGTGATACAACGCCCAGCCGTCGGGGCCTTGGCCGGTCACATAGACGTCGCCGTTTAGCGGCAAGATGCCTTGGCAATTTTTGACTTCATCACAATAGGTTCGAACGTTTTCCGGAATGCCGTCATCGTCTTTGTCATGGACCAACAACAGCGGTCCGTTTTCACGAGACAGCAACAGGTGGCCGAACTCGTTGAAGGCCATCGAAATGACGCTGCCGATACTGTCGTCTTTCAGGATGCGTTGGACGCCGAATCCTTTTTGAATTTGGAACCGCTCTTTGCGTTCCACTTCGGCTTCGGCAACGACGTCTTGGCTTTGATCAAACGGGGCGGTGTCGCCCAAGGGGCCGAACATGCTGGCGGGCGTCCAAGACCGATCGTTGTAGACGGCGGATTGCCAGTTCTGTTCCGCTTCGATGCTGGTCAGCCAAGAATCATCGGTGCTGAAGGTGTACCACTGGTCGGAGTTTTCCGGGCGGACGCTAACCCGAGCCGCCAAGGCCGCCGTGGTGCCGGTGCGGTTGGTCACGGCGACCGCCACCATGTTGCGACCGACGTCCATGTATTGGCTGACATCGTATTGCTGCATGTCACGGGACGATTCGCCCTGGCCGACGCTGTGGCCATTGACGAACAACGCGTATTCGTCGTCCGCAGTGATTTCGATGATCGCTTCGGCCGCCACACGCAGGTTGATGGCTTTGCGGATATAGCACGTTTCGCCAGGTGGAACGGCATCGGAGGCTTGCGTGCCGCTGGTCCAGATCCACTGGGCTTCTTCGGCACGGGCCGTACTGGCGACGATCGGACTCATCAGCACGATCATTCCGAGGCCGAAAATCCAATGGCTGGCGATGGACGTCACGGCGCAGCGGGGTGCGCCGGAGTCACAAAATCGGAAGCGAACCATCGCAGACAATCCTTCCATGGCGGTTCATTCGGTGGGGGCAATCGGCGCAATTCCGGTTCACGCCGGCGGCAGCGTAGCGGGTGTTCCCTATCGGGGGCAATAGAAATTAGGACGCCCCCCGATCCACCGGGCGTGGCCATCGATGCGGCCAAAACAGGCTGCGCAGAATCTGTATTTGGCGGCATGGCGAGCCTGGTGAATCGACGTCGCGGGAATTTTCCAAGCCGTCTTTCGCCCGATCGGACGGTTTTGATATGTCCGCCGTTCAGACCGTCCATTGCGCCGTGGCGTGATCGCGGTCAAGGCGAACGCTTCACCGTCACCCTCCCCCCGTCACCGGAAAGCAGATCCATGAACCGTCCCACCGGATCGATGATGATCCTGTTGATCGCGACCGCGATGCCGGCCGTCGCCGAACCTCCCAAGTTCTTGTCGCGGATGTTCAACAAATCCGCCAAGCCGATTGAAACGGCCGCCAATGGTCGTGCGTTGGCGGTGGAAGATGGGCCTTGGATGATTTTGGCTCACACCTTCGTGGGCCCCAACAGCCAAGAGAAAGCCGAACGCTTGGCCGGCGAACTTAGTGGCAGCATGAATCTGCCGACGTTCGTGTACAAGGAAAAGTTTGACTTTACCGATGGGCCCAAAGCCAAGCCGCACGAAACGCGACGGGTACGCTACGCCAATCCTTATGAATACGAAGCCTACGCCGTCTTGGTGGGCGAGTATGACGATTTGGAACACCCCAATGCGGAAAAACACTTGCGTCAAATCAAGTCCGCGACGCCGGCGATTTTCAACGATCAACAGGTGATGGCGGAGGAAACGAATTTGATGAATCCGGTGACGGCGATCAAAGCGGTTCACCAAAAATTGCTTGAATCACGCGACGATGAAGCCGGTCCGATGTCGACCGCTTTCATGACTCGCAATCCGATGTTGCCGCCGGAGTATTTTCAATCGCCACGTGTCGATTCGTTCGTCGAAAGCTTGAACAAGGACATGCCGCACAGCTTGCTGCAGTGCGATGCGAAATACACCGTCGTGGTGCGAACGTTCCAAGGGTTCGGTTTGATCGCCAACGGTAAATTCGAACAGAACTTTACCCCCAGCCCCGAACGTCTGGACAAGTGCGCCATCGACGCGGGCAAGATGGTGACGGAATTGCGGAAACAGGGCGTCCAAGCGTATCAGTTCCATGATCGTGACAAGTCGATCGTGACGATCGGCGGGTTTGACAACCTGGGACGTGAACTGCCCGATGGGACGTTTGAATACGCACGCGAAATTCGTCAGGTGATGGACAAGTATCGGGCGTTCAACGTGTCCGAAGACGTCAACCGCCAACTGGCTCAATCTGGCAAGCTGAAACAGAACAACCAGACGGCCGCCAATCACGTCGCGAACATCCCGTTCGATGTCCAGCCGGTGCCGATCGCCGTTCCCAAGCCGTCCAAACGCAGCCTCTACAGCCGCGCGTTCAGTCGATAGACTGGCCGGCCGACGTCGGTCAAAGTCAACCGAAGCATGGCCCTTGATCCGAAACACGGTTTTTCAAGCTCGAGTCTTTTGAGCTTGAGAATGAGGGCCATCGGGATGCAAGCGGGGCAGCGTCCACGCCGGTTCGGCCGACACGTCCGTCCGTAAGTTCCGAATCGACGGTTGATGCATTGATGTTCGAACTGGTCTTGGGAACCGGCAATCAAAAGAAGCTTGTCGAAATCCAACGCATGATGCCCGCCGATCGTGTGCGGCTGAAAACGCTGGCGGATTTCTCCGACCCGATCGATGTGGTCGAAGACGGGACGACATTTGCCGAAAACGCTGCCAAGAAAGCTTGCCAGCAGGCGAAGCACTTAGGCGTCTGGGTCTTGGGCGAAGACAGCGGCTTGTCCGTGGACGCTTTGGATGGGGCCCCGGGTGTATTCTCGGCACGCTATGCAGGTCCGGCACAAGACGACGAGGCGAATTTGAATCAGTTATTGGATGCATTGCAGGGGGTTCCACCGGAGCGTCGGTCGGCCCACTACACCAGTTCTTTCTGTCTTTCGGACCCCGACGGTGCGGTCCGCCTGACGGCCGAAGGCATCTGTCGTGGCCGGATCATTACCGAGCGGCACGGTCAGGGCGGGTTCGGTTACGACCCGATCTTTCAGTTGTGTGAATACCATCAAACGTTCGGGCAACTGGACTGGGTGGTCAAACAGGCACTGAGCCACCGCAGCCGGGCGCTTCGTCAGTTTTTGCCGCGTTTTTTGCGGCTGATCGATTCCGACGGCGTCGCCTGAATCCGATCGGAATCCCGCGCCCCGGCATCACCGCGGTGGTGCCCACATCGAACAGGCGGTCATTACCGGACCGGCATGTGCAATTTTGGGTGGCTGGACCACCATGTGTCGGCAAGTGCTGCCCGAGTACGGGTGGGTTTCCTTTGGAAACAATTCACGGATCAAAATTTGAATTTCCGACGGCCGCTGAAACCGGCGGGCCGTACCAGGGGTAAAACTGTTTAGAACGCTGTGGACCTGAATTTGCACGGGTGCGACGGCAAAAATGAGTTTTCCAGTTCTGAAGTCCCGACATCTAAGGATGAAAAACCGATGAGTTCCCTTTTCCGGACGCTTTCACTGCGTGCGGCTGTTGTAGCGATGCTGGTGGCCGCGGTTCCGACCGCCGGCAGCATTGCGCAAGCCCAAGAGCAACTGGCGCCATCGTCCAACCCGGCCGCCGGCGGTCAGGTTTCCGAACCGGTGGTCGTCTTGACGCTCGGCAGCGTCAGCAAGCTGCAAAAGGACGTGCAGTACCTGGCGTCCGCCGTAGGCCAGCCACAGGCCGCCGGGATCTTTTTGGGCATGAGTGCGATGTTCACCAACGGCGTGGACACCACCCAGCCGATCGCCATCACATTGCCCTTGGTCAACGGCGCCCCCGAACCGGTTGCCCTGATTCCGACCAAAGACGTCCGCACCGTGCTGAAAACGGTCGAGGCGCAAACGGGCGGTTTCGACGAACTGGATGACGGAACCTACGTGATCAGCGTCGCGGGAACTGTGATCTACATCAAGCAAAGCGGTGACTGGGCGATCGTGTCCCGCAAACGCGAAATGCTGTCGACCGTCCCGAATGATCCGACCACGTTGTTCGCCGGCATGGGCAACAACTATGACCTGGCGGTTCAGCTGAAGATGCAATTGGTCCCCGCCAATGTTCGTGCGATGTTGATCGGACAACTGCGTCAGGGCTTTGAACAAGCCATGGAACGACAAGGCGGCAGCGATGATGAGTCCGCCGCGTACGCCGAATCGACTTTGGATCAGCTGGAACAGTTGATCGAAGACACCGAAGAATTGTTTGTCGGCTGGAACACCAACGTCGAAGCCAAACAGTTGGAATTTGATTCTCGATTTGTCGCCGTGGATGGCAGCAAGTTGAGTGCGATGTACAGCGACCAACAGCCGATCCCGTCGCGATTTGCCAGCGTGATTCGTGACGATGCCGCGGCCTATTTCCACGGTGCCGCTTCGCTGGGTCCGGCATTGGTGGAACAGAGCCGCGATAGCATCAGCGGTTCGGTCACCATGGTCAAAAAGGCGTTGGAACAATCCGACGAACTGAACGAAGACGAAATGGCCGACGTCAACGAATTGATTGACGCGGTTGCCGGATTGGTCATGGATTCGATCGCCGAAGGCAAGACCGACGCCGGCGGTGTTCTGTTGGCCGACACGGGATCATTGCAGTTCGCCATGGGAACGTTCGTTTCCGACGGTGATGAAGCGGCCCAAGTCGTCAAAGATTTGGCGGCCAAGTTGGAAGGCAAGCCGAACACGCCGCGATTCAAGTTCGACATGTCCGAGTACGGCGGCGTGACGATCCACTTGATCGAAGCCGACGTTCCGGAAAGCGAAGACGAAGCGCGTAAAGTGCTCGGCGACGTGCTGAAGGTTTACGTGGGCACGGCCGACGAAGCGGTCTATGTGGCCATCGGAGACGCCAGCGTTGATTTGGCCAAAGAACTGATTGATTCAGGAACCACGAATCAAGCCGCTGGTGAAGCGTTGTCGCAAGGACGCATCTTGATGTTGCCGATCTTGAAGTACGTGCGTTCGATCGAATCGAATCCGGTGATCGATGCCATGGTGCAATCCTTGACCAACGAAAACCTGTCGGGTCAGGTCGAGTTCACGGCAAATTCCATCCCCAGCGGCCAAAAGGCAAATCTGGTCATCGGCGAAGGCGTGCTGAAGGCCGTCGGTGCCGGAATCCAAGCCGGTCAGGCGGCCAAGCAAGCCGACGGTGACTTCTAAGCATCGTCGACCGCATTGGCGGAACGAGTAAAATGTTGAAGGCTGGAGGCATCCCACGAGGGTGTCTCCAGCTTTTTTGTATTGGCAACCTACGACGTCCACGGCCAACCGGTTTGCCGTTGGACGCAAATCACTTGCGTCAAACGTATGTCGAAAAGAAAAACATGGATCCTGGCCACTGGCGTTTTTGTGGTGGTCACAACGGTGCTGTTGTTCTGGCCCGAGGGACAACAAAGTGTCCAGACGGATGCGGCGCCGACGTCCGTTTTGATCGACCAGGATTCTGCCGCTAAAGCCACCCTGCAGGACGTGTTGGAAATGGCTGCCCAGGCCAAAGAGTCGTTGGTCGCCAACGTCGACGATTACACCGCAACATTCGTCAAGCAGGAACGCGACGCCAACGGCGTTCTAAGCCCGGTGTCCAAAATGTTCATGAAAGTTCAAACACGCCACCGTGGCGGGCGACCGGGGGCGCCGATGCGGGTGTATTTGAAGTTCTTGGAACCCGGCAGCGATGATGGACGTCAAGTCATTTGGGCGGAAGATCTGACCGACGGCAAACTGTGGGTCAAGGAAACCGGCATGCTGGGATTGGTTCCCATTCCGCCACTGGATCCCAACGGCGCGCTGGCGATGCAGGGGCAACGTTACCCGATCAGTGAACTGGGCCAAACACGAATGGTCGAACTGTTGTACGAACGCGGCCAAGCCGATCTTGGCGATCCAAATGTGTCGGTCGTCATCCAGAAAGATGTGCCATTTGACGGTCAAACCGCGACGCTGATTCAGGTCAACCGTTCCAAGCCATCCGGCCGCGTCGATGATTTTTCACTGGCGGAAATCTTCATCGACCAACAGCGCAGTCTGATTCTGAAGTATCAAAGTTTTGGATGGCCAAGCGAGGGCCAAGACGACGCACCGCTGTTGGAATCCTACACCTTCGAAGATATCCAGGTGAATGTGGGGCTGTCGGAAAAGGACTTCGATACCAGCAATCCTGAATACGGCTGGTGAATCCGCTTGGCGATTTTGTCGTCAAAGCAGCACGGTTCAACGGCCCGCCGATTCAAGTGCGTGCGCCATCGCTGCACCGCTGGGTGTATTCGTGTTTTCGGCAATGTTTTCGGGCGTGCCCGTTGCCACGATGTTGCCACCGCCCAAACCGCCACTCGGTCCAAGGTCGATGATGTGGTCACACGCGGCCAGTAAGTCGAATTGGTGCTCGATGACCAGCACGGTGTTGCCCGCATCAACCAAGCGTTGCATCACGCCGACCAAACGCGCGACGTCGTCAAAGTGCAATCCCGTCGTCGGTTCATCCATGACGTACAGCGTTTGACCGGTGGCCGGTCGGGACAATTCGGTCCCCAACTTGATTCGCTGAGCTTCGCCACCGCTTAACGTGGTGCTGGATTGCCCAAGGTGTAAATAGCCAAGGCCGACATCCTGCAGCGAACACAGTTGCCGATAGGGTTTGGGGATGTTTTCAAACAACTCCGCCGCCTGATCGATGGTCAGGTCCAAGACGTCGGCGATGTTGTGTCCTTTGAAACGCACTTGTAGCGTCTGGCGATTGAATCGTTTGCCCGCGCATCGACTGCAGGTGACATAGAGATCGCTTAAGAAATTCATCTCGATCTTTTCCATCCCCAAGCCGCCGCAAAGGTCACAGCGACCGGCCGATGAATTGAAGCTGAATCGGTTGGCGGCGAAGCCCAACGATTTCGCTTGCCGCGTGGTCGCGAACACTTTGCGAAGTTCATCCATCACGCCGCTGTAGGTCGCCGGGCAACTGCGTGGTGACCGGCCGATGGGGGCTTGGTCGATCGCAATCAGTTTGTCGATGGCGTCGGCACCTTCCAGTCGTTGGTAAGGGCCCGGTGGATCGGTCACCAATCCCAGTGACTGGGCGACGGCCGGATACAGCGTGTCATTGATCAGCGAGCTTTTGCCGCTGCCGGAAACGCCGCTGATACCGACCAGGCAACCCAGCGGGATTGATACGGTGACGTCTTTCAGATTGTGCGTGGCCGCTTTGTGAAGCACCAATTGTTTGGCTTGGCCACAGTCGCGGCGTGTCGTGGGGATGGGAATCCGGGAATCGCCGCGCAGGTAAGCACCGGTCAAGCTTTTGGGATCACGAGATACGGCGTCCGGGGTTCCGCTGGCGATCAGTTCACCGCCGGCGGTGCCCGCACCCGGACCGATGTCGATCAGGTGATCCGCGCCGCGAATGGTGGCTTCGTCGTGTTCAACGATCACGATCGTGTTGCCTTGATCACGCAATTGGATGATCGCATCGATCAGTCGGCCGTGATCGGCTGGATGCAATCCGATCGACGGTTCATCCAAGACATAACAGACACCGACCAGCCCGCTGCCGATGCTGGTGGCCAGGCGAACGCGTTGAAGTTCACCGCCGCTAAGTGTGTCGCCGCGTCGGTCCAGTGTCAGGTAGTCGACGCCGACATTTCGCAGGAATCCGATCCGCCGTTGGACTTCATCCACGATCGGATGGGCGATCTTTTGTTCCAGCGTCTCGTCGCCATGTCCGGCCAAACGCTCGTGCAGTCTGCCGAACCATTCCAGCGATTGATCCAGTGGCATCGCGGTCAATTCGGCGATGTTCACGTCGGCGATTTTGACACCGCGCCCGACTGGTCCGATACGGGCACCATCGCACTCCGGGCAAATGGCGGTGATGCGGGTCGCACCGGAACGCTTGCCTTCGCGAACGACGATTTCGCCCAGGCCGTCGCAGGTCGGGCATGCGCCGTAGGGGCTGTTGAAGCTGAACGTTCGTGGTTCGACCTCGGCAAAACTGGTTCCACATTCTGCACAGGACATCGACGTGTTGAAGAGTTCTTCGTCCCACGACTTGGATTCATTTTCGGTCAGCGCGACCAGGCTGCCGTTGCCCAGCCGCAGTGACAATTCGACCGAATCGTGCAAACGTGATTCGATGCCTTCGCGGATGACCAGGCGATCCACCACCGCTTCGATCGTGTGATCCTTGCGGACCGAAAGCGAGGGGACTTCGTCGATGGCGTGGACCTCGCCGTCGACGCGGGCGCGAACCAGTCCGGCTTTCTGGATGGCTTCGAACACATCGCGATGGGCACCCTTTCGTCCGCGGACCATCGGGCTTAACAGCATCATGCGTGTCCCGTCGGGGCGATCGGCCAGTCGCTTCAGGATCGCGTCGGGTGATAACTGCGACACCGCGCTGCCGCATTGCACACAATGGGCGACGCCGATGCGAGCGAACAGCAAACGCAGGTAGTCATAGATCTCGGTGATCGTCGCGACGGTGCTGCGTGATCCCGTCGTGCCGGCTTTTTGGTCGATCGAAAGTGTGGGAGCCAGCCCGTCAATGCTGTCCAGGTCAGGCCTTGGAATCTGGTCCAGGAATTGACGCGAATAAGCCGACAGACTGTCGATGTATTGTCGCTGTCCCTCGGCAAACAGGGTGTCGAAAGCCAACGAGCTCTTGCCGCTGCCCGAAACGCCGGTGATCACCGTGATCGCGTGATGGGGCAAGTCGACGTCGATCGACCGCAGATTGTGGACGCGGGCGCCGCGGATACGAATCGCGTCGGTCTTAGCAGGGCCGGCCGATGTCGAACGGGGTTTGCGGCCGGACGACTTGCGGGCGCCCGTTTGGCGACGGTTGGATGAGCGGGGCGTCGACTTGGCGGATGCGGTGGACTTGGATTTCGGCAAGGTTGGTCGCAACAAAAGCGGGAAAGACGCAAACGGTCGGCAAGTCGACGATGATGACCGAATCTTATGGCAGTGGGTAGCTTGGGCATGCATTCCCCATGCCGGGCACGGCGGTGTGCGGACGATTGCCGAAGGCGTATGGATGCCTGTTCGGTTTGTTCGGGGGGGGGATGCAGCCGTCCGTGCGGCGGGCAAATTGCGATCGACGCGCCCCAAAACACGTCCTATCCTTGAAGACAGGGTTCCGGCGCCGCCGTTTGGCAGGGCCCCGGTGACTGCTACCTGGCTGTGCTGCGGTACCGCCGATGGCCGGTGGTGGCCCTGGCATGACGCGAAATCCACTGCATTGGGTTCGTCGAATCGACCCGCACGCTTGCCTCATCCGCCTTTAAACCGATCGCAATGTCACTGTCGCACGAAGCCACGCCGATGATTGACCTCAGCCGGTACGCCGACCGCGAACACCTGTTGCTGGCCAGTTATGCGATGCACAGCCGTGACACCGCGGGCCGCATTCACGATGAATACGGGCATTCGTACCGCGGACCGTTCAGCCGCGACCGGGACCGAATACTGCACAGCAGCGCGTTTCGGCGCTTGGCCGGCAAGATGCAAGTCTTCACCGGCGAAATGGGTGTCTATCACCGCACGCGTTTGACCCACACGTTCGAAGTCGCGTCGGTCGCCCGCACGATCGCCCGAGTGTTGCGATTGAATGAAGATTTGACCGAGGCTTTGGCTTTGATGCACGACATCGGCCACCCGCCCTACGGTCATTGCGGCGAAGACGTGTTGGCGGAATGCTTGGAAGACGTCGGCGGTTTTTCGCATAACCAATTCGCGTTGACGATCGTCGAGGAATTGGAGCAACGTTATCAAGACTTTGCCGGATTGAATCTGTGCCGCGAAACGCTGGCCGGACAAGACGTGCGAGCCCACAAGGCGGAAGCCGCCGTCGGTCGGGCGCCGTTGCTGGAAGTTCAGATCGTCGATTTGGCCGACAGCATTGCCTATGACGCGCACGACGTGGACGACGCACTGCAGATGGGTTTGCTGACGATCGAAGAGCTTTCCGAATTGGCCATCGTGCGGCGTTCGCTGGATCGTATCGCCGATGCCGGCAGCCAGATTCAACGCAAGTATGTGCGTCAGTCATTGGTTCACGAATTGATCGATCTGCAAGTCAGCGATTTGTTGCACGGTGCTTTGGAACGTTTGCGACCGTTGTCGGGCTATCGTGCCGAAGACATCAGCAGTGAAGGGATTCGCGTCCATCACAGCGATGTGATCGCCCGGGAACGCAGCGAACTGGAGTCCTTCTTGTTCGACGCCGTCTATCGGCATCCGCGGTTGATGGATGTGCGACGATCGGCGGGTGACCGTTTGCGTCGATTGTTCGACACGTTGTTGGCGTCGCCAGGACGGTTGCCGCTGCGATTCCGTGAACGATGTGAACACCACAGCGTGCCACGTGTCATCGGTGAATACTTGGCCGGGATGACGGACACGTTTTGTGATGCCCAGTATCGCCATATCTGTCAAAACGATGATGGTCCGCTGGCCGACTGGTAATGTTCGGGGCGATCTTTGGTGGCGGCAAGATTATTTCGGCCGCCCGTGTCCGCATTTGATGAACGTGCATTGTTTCGCATCGCTTGGATCACCGACCCGCATTTGAATCATGTGCCGGCCAGTCGTTGGGACCCGTGGTGCGACGCGTTACGATCGAGTGATCCGACCGCTTTGCTGATCACCGGTGACATCAGCGATGGTGACGACGGATGGTTCCAGCTGGATCGTCTGGCGACTTGCGTGACGTGCCCGATTTACTTTGTCCTGGGCAATCATGATTTCTATGGCGGGTCCGTCGCCCAGACGCGGCGTCGTGCAGTCCAGGCGGCTCGCGAATCCTCGCGGCTGGTCTATCTGACCGACAGCGAACCGATTCGACTGGCCGATGATGTTTTCTTGGTGGGTGAAGACGGTTGGGGCGACGGAGTGATCGGGGACGCGCGCACCAGCCCGATCCGCTTGCAAGATTTTCAGCAGATCGATGACCTGCGCGGTCGCACCACCGATGACCGTTTGGCAACGCTGCGGGCGCAAGGCGACGAATCGGCGGATCGTTTACGACAGAAGCTGATGCAAGTGCCCGACGTGGCAACGACCGTTTGGGTGGCCACGCATGTTCCGCCTTATCGCGAGAGCTGTTGGTATGAAGGCCGAATCGCCGACGATCAATGGGCGCCCTACTTTGTTTGCGGCCGAGTCGGCGAGTGCTTGGATGACGTTGCGTCGCGGCGCCCCCGGATGAATCTGGAGGTGTTGTGTGGGCACACCCATCACCGTGGCGTTTATCGCCGAGCCCAGAATCTGCGGGTGTACACCGGGGCGGCCGACTATGGCCATCCGGCGATCGAAGGCTTGATCGAACGGGGCGGTCTGAACGGCCTGGACGGTTCGGCTTGAACCGCGTGGCTTGAGTGATGTCGCGAGGCCCGCGGCGAAGTTGTAACGCGGTGCCCGGCGGACGAAGAAGGACGCTGGGCTTTCAGGTTCCCGTCGAGTTACAAAAAAAGCCCCGCCGGTGATC is from Crateriforma conspicua and encodes:
- the rdgB gene encoding RdgB/HAM1 family non-canonical purine NTP pyrophosphatase, with protein sequence MFELVLGTGNQKKLVEIQRMMPADRVRLKTLADFSDPIDVVEDGTTFAENAAKKACQQAKHLGVWVLGEDSGLSVDALDGAPGVFSARYAGPAQDDEANLNQLLDALQGVPPERRSAHYTSSFCLSDPDGAVRLTAEGICRGRIITERHGQGGFGYDPIFQLCEYHQTFGQLDWVVKQALSHRSRALRQFLPRFLRLIDSDGVA
- the dgt gene encoding dGTP triphosphohydrolase, with product MSLSHEATPMIDLSRYADREHLLLASYAMHSRDTAGRIHDEYGHSYRGPFSRDRDRILHSSAFRRLAGKMQVFTGEMGVYHRTRLTHTFEVASVARTIARVLRLNEDLTEALALMHDIGHPPYGHCGEDVLAECLEDVGGFSHNQFALTIVEELEQRYQDFAGLNLCRETLAGQDVRAHKAEAAVGRAPLLEVQIVDLADSIAYDAHDVDDALQMGLLTIEELSELAIVRRSLDRIADAGSQIQRKYVRQSLVHELIDLQVSDLLHGALERLRPLSGYRAEDISSEGIRVHHSDVIARERSELESFLFDAVYRHPRLMDVRRSAGDRLRRLFDTLLASPGRLPLRFRERCEHHSVPRVIGEYLAGMTDTFCDAQYRHICQNDDGPLADW
- a CDS encoding metallophosphoesterase family protein; translation: MSAFDERALFRIAWITDPHLNHVPASRWDPWCDALRSSDPTALLITGDISDGDDGWFQLDRLATCVTCPIYFVLGNHDFYGGSVAQTRRRAVQAARESSRLVYLTDSEPIRLADDVFLVGEDGWGDGVIGDARTSPIRLQDFQQIDDLRGRTTDDRLATLRAQGDESADRLRQKLMQVPDVATTVWVATHVPPYRESCWYEGRIADDQWAPYFVCGRVGECLDDVASRRPRMNLEVLCGHTHHRGVYRRAQNLRVYTGAADYGHPAIEGLIERGGLNGLDGSA
- the uvrA gene encoding excinuclease ABC subunit UvrA; this encodes MRIRGARVHNLRSIDVDLPHHAITVITGVSGSGKSSLAFDTLFAEGQRQYIDSLSAYSRQFLDQIPRPDLDSIDGLAPTLSIDQKAGTTGSRSTVATITEIYDYLRLLFARIGVAHCVQCGSAVSQLSPDAILKRLADRPDGTRMMLLSPMVRGRKGAHRDVFEAIQKAGLVRARVDGEVHAIDEVPSLSVRKDHTIEAVVDRLVIREGIESRLHDSVELSLRLGNGSLVALTENESKSWDEELFNTSMSCAECGTSFAEVEPRTFSFNSPYGACPTCDGLGEIVVREGKRSGATRITAICPECDGARIGPVGRGVKIADVNIAELTAMPLDQSLEWFGRLHERLAGHGDETLEQKIAHPIVDEVQRRIGFLRNVGVDYLTLDRRGDTLSGGELQRVRLATSIGSGLVGVCYVLDEPSIGLHPADHGRLIDAIIQLRDQGNTIVIVEHDEATIRGADHLIDIGPGAGTAGGELIASGTPDAVSRDPKSLTGAYLRGDSRIPIPTTRRDCGQAKQLVLHKAATHNLKDVTVSIPLGCLVGISGVSGSGKSSLINDTLYPAVAQSLGLVTDPPGPYQRLEGADAIDKLIAIDQAPIGRSPRSCPATYSGVMDELRKVFATTRQAKSLGFAANRFSFNSSAGRCDLCGGLGMEKIEMNFLSDLYVTCSRCAGKRFNRQTLQVRFKGHNIADVLDLTIDQAAELFENIPKPYRQLCSLQDVGLGYLHLGQSSTTLSGGEAQRIKLGTELSRPATGQTLYVMDEPTTGLHFDDVARLVGVMQRLVDAGNTVLVIEHQFDLLAACDHIIDLGPSGGLGGGNIVATGTPENIAENTNTPSGAAMAHALESAGR
- a CDS encoding DUF1571 domain-containing protein — protein: MSKRKTWILATGVFVVVTTVLLFWPEGQQSVQTDAAPTSVLIDQDSAAKATLQDVLEMAAQAKESLVANVDDYTATFVKQERDANGVLSPVSKMFMKVQTRHRGGRPGAPMRVYLKFLEPGSDDGRQVIWAEDLTDGKLWVKETGMLGLVPIPPLDPNGALAMQGQRYPISELGQTRMVELLYERGQADLGDPNVSVVIQKDVPFDGQTATLIQVNRSKPSGRVDDFSLAEIFIDQQRSLILKYQSFGWPSEGQDDAPLLESYTFEDIQVNVGLSEKDFDTSNPEYGW